In one Epinephelus lanceolatus isolate andai-2023 chromosome 19, ASM4190304v1, whole genome shotgun sequence genomic region, the following are encoded:
- the phyhd1 gene encoding phytanoyl-CoA dioxygenase domain-containing protein 1 isoform X1: protein MDFMTDRDVQKYMEDGYVVLDGLLTSQECDELRQRMTEIVDEMDVPMHCRITFSTYHDEQLKTQGNADYFITSGDKIRFFFEKGVFDDKGEFIVPRQRSLNKVGHALHAYEPLYKKVTHSHKIQGIAKKLGLVSPVILQSMFIFKQPGIGGEVTPHQDATFLYTEPLGRVMGLWIALEDATVNNGCLWFIPGSQNSGISRRMVRTPKGTYPLTDFVGREQAYDDEKFVAAPVKKGGVVLIHGEVVHRSHENTSEDSRHVYTFHMMESKDTRWSPDNWLQPTEELPFPPLYTK, encoded by the exons ATGGATTTTATGACAGATCGGGACGTGCAAAAG TACATGGAGGATGGATATGTGGTTCTGGATGGGCTGCTGACCTCCCAGGAGTGTGACGAGCTGAGGCAAAGGATGACAGAGATAGTGGATGAGATGGACGTCCCGATGCACTGCCGCATCACCTTTTCCACCTATCACGACGAGCAGCTCAAAACACAG GGAAATGCTGACTATTTCATCACCAGTGGAGACAAGATTCGCTTTTTCTTTGAGAAAGGAGTTTTTGATGACAAGG GGGAATTTATCGTACCAAGACAGCGATCGCTAAATAAAGTCGGACATG CACTGCATGCCTATGAGCCATTGTACAAAAAggttacacattcacacaaaatCCAG GGCATAGCGAAGAAGCTGGGTCTTGTAAGTCCTGTGATACTGCAGAGCATGTTCATTTTTAAG cAACCAGGGATTGGTGGAGAAG tgacacCACATCAAGACGCCACATTTCTGTACACGGAGCCCTTGGGCAGAGTTATGGGGCTGTGGATTGCCCTGGAAGATGCCACTGTTAACAACGGCTGCCTCTGGTTTATCCCAGGGTCACAGAACA GTGGTATTTCTCGGCGTATGGTGCGTACCCCAAAGGGCACCTATCCCCTGACGGACTTTGTCGGTCGAGAACAGGCTTACGATGACGAGAAGTTCGTTGCTGCACCAGTTAAAAAAG GTGGTGTCGTCCTGATCCACGGGGAGGTGGTGCATCGCAGTCATGAAAACACCTCAGAGGACTCTCGCCACGTCTACACCTTCCACATGATGGAGAGCAAGGACACGCGCTGGAGCCCCGACAATTG GTTGCAACCCACTGAAGAACTCCCTTTCCCACCTCTCTACACTAAATAA
- the phyhd1 gene encoding phytanoyl-CoA dioxygenase domain-containing protein 1 isoform X2 encodes MEDGYVVLDGLLTSQECDELRQRMTEIVDEMDVPMHCRITFSTYHDEQLKTQGNADYFITSGDKIRFFFEKGVFDDKGEFIVPRQRSLNKVGHALHAYEPLYKKVTHSHKIQGIAKKLGLVSPVILQSMFIFKQPGIGGEVTPHQDATFLYTEPLGRVMGLWIALEDATVNNGCLWFIPGSQNSGISRRMVRTPKGTYPLTDFVGREQAYDDEKFVAAPVKKGGVVLIHGEVVHRSHENTSEDSRHVYTFHMMESKDTRWSPDNWLQPTEELPFPPLYTK; translated from the exons ATGGAGGATGGATATGTGGTTCTGGATGGGCTGCTGACCTCCCAGGAGTGTGACGAGCTGAGGCAAAGGATGACAGAGATAGTGGATGAGATGGACGTCCCGATGCACTGCCGCATCACCTTTTCCACCTATCACGACGAGCAGCTCAAAACACAG GGAAATGCTGACTATTTCATCACCAGTGGAGACAAGATTCGCTTTTTCTTTGAGAAAGGAGTTTTTGATGACAAGG GGGAATTTATCGTACCAAGACAGCGATCGCTAAATAAAGTCGGACATG CACTGCATGCCTATGAGCCATTGTACAAAAAggttacacattcacacaaaatCCAG GGCATAGCGAAGAAGCTGGGTCTTGTAAGTCCTGTGATACTGCAGAGCATGTTCATTTTTAAG cAACCAGGGATTGGTGGAGAAG tgacacCACATCAAGACGCCACATTTCTGTACACGGAGCCCTTGGGCAGAGTTATGGGGCTGTGGATTGCCCTGGAAGATGCCACTGTTAACAACGGCTGCCTCTGGTTTATCCCAGGGTCACAGAACA GTGGTATTTCTCGGCGTATGGTGCGTACCCCAAAGGGCACCTATCCCCTGACGGACTTTGTCGGTCGAGAACAGGCTTACGATGACGAGAAGTTCGTTGCTGCACCAGTTAAAAAAG GTGGTGTCGTCCTGATCCACGGGGAGGTGGTGCATCGCAGTCATGAAAACACCTCAGAGGACTCTCGCCACGTCTACACCTTCCACATGATGGAGAGCAAGGACACGCGCTGGAGCCCCGACAATTG GTTGCAACCCACTGAAGAACTCCCTTTCCCACCTCTCTACACTAAATAA
- the dolk gene encoding dolichol kinase — protein MQINPVYVESSVVLAVVLCVHMVVWNQHSWCSIALFIQAFYVQHKWDRLLRSGGAVFQFRPAANSGIVPASMVMPLLGLALKEKCSASGNVYFERFSMVVTITGMMLALFLSLIALGITRPVPTNTCVIAGMAGSAILYTTKQTLTVSEVIEVLEVLLIFVYLCLIVLYLLPRCFTPGEALLIVGGISFIVNQLIKRSLNLAEVKGDPVNYFLPVVVVGSLLLGVFFALLFCFMESETWVSSLFFHMMTAVLGLGILMPWLSLFIGRHPIMWLLDFVTLNDRRLCLLGYWVFLAVVATCVVLHQNYQRQSGSKKHQASTVVRKYFHLIVVATYVPGLIYDRQLLHVASVGCLAVFLFLEYVRYFRIRPLGQLLRQLLTLFLDERDSGPLILTHVYLLLGMSLPIWLFPGPCAPKGVLPGAGGLVPYAGVLAVGVGDTVASVFGSTMGEIRWPGTKKTMEGTATSVFAQIIAVAMFLIFDGSINLNSTYSWIVGSITLVAMLEAYTSQIDNLLLPLYLFILLLL, from the coding sequence ATGCAGATCAACCCAGTGTACGTGGAGTCCTCTGTAGTTCTGGCTGTGGTGCTGTGTGTCCACATGGTGGTCTGGAACCAGCACTCCTGGTGCAGCATAGCCCTCTTCATCCAGGCTTTCTACGTACAGCACAAATGGGACCGTCTGCTCAGGTCGGGGGGCGCCGTGTTCCAGTTCCGTCCTGCGGCGAACAGCGGCATCGTCCCAGCCTCCATGGTGATGCCTTTGCTGGGCCTGGCGCTGAAAGAAAAGTGCTCTGCCTCAGGGAATGTCTACTTTGAGCGCTTCTCCATGGTGGTCACCATCACAGGCATGATGCTGGCTCTGTTTCTCTCCCTGATTGCGCTGGGCATCACTAGACCTGTACCCACCAACACTTGTGTCATTGCAGGCATGGCCGGCAGTGCAATTCTCTACACGACAAAACAGACGCTGACGGTGTCTGAGGTCATCGAGGTCCTAGAGGTGCTGCTGATCTTTGTCTATCTCTGCCTGATCGTGCTTTACCTGCTGCCACGCTGCTTCACACCTGGAGAGGCACTCCTCATTGTCGGAGGAATCAGTTTCATCGTCAACCAGCTCATCAAGCGCTCCCTGAACCTGGCAGAGGTCAAAGGTGATCCAGTGAACTACTTCCTGCCGGTGGTAGTGGTGGGCTCACTGTTGCTCGGTGTTTTCTTTGCCCTGCTCTTCTGCTTCATGGAGTCTGAGACCTGGGTGTCATCACTTTTCTTTCACATGATGACAGCCGTTCTGGGTCTGGGTATCCTCATGCCGTGGCTCTCCCTGTTCATCGGTCGGCACCCCATCATGTGGCTGCTGGACTTTGTCACGTTAAATGACAGAAGACTTTGTCTTTTGGGGTACTGGGTGTTTTTAGCTGTTGTGGCCACTTGTGTTGTGCTACACCAGAACTACCAGCGCCAGTCAGGCTCCAAGAAGCACCAGGCCTCGACTGTTGTCAGGAAGTACTTCCATCTGATTGTAGTGGCCACATATGTTCCAGGACTGATATACGACAGGCAGCTGCTTCACGTGGCGTCTGTGGGTTGCTTGGCGGTTTTCTTGTTCCTGGAGTACGTGCGTTACTTCCGGATCAGGCCGTTGGGTCAGCTGCTCAGGCAGCTGCTCACCTTGTTCCTGGATGAGAGGGACTCTGGGCCTCTTATCCTGACCCACGTTTACCTGTTGCTAGGCATGTCCCTGCCCATATGGCTGTTCCCCGGGCCCTGTGCCCCTAAGGGGGTACTTCCCGGTGCAGGGGGTCTTGTGCCTTACGCAGGTGTGCTGGCCGTGGGGGTCGGAGACACCGTGGCATCTGTGTTCGGCAGCACCATGGGGGAGATCCGTTGGCCTGGCACTAAGAAAACCATGGAGGGGACTGCAACCTCTGTGTTCGCCCAGATCATCGCTGTGGCCATGTTTCTCATCTTTGATGGAAGCATCAATCTGAACTCCACCTACTCATGGATTGTTGGCTCCATCACTCTGGTGGCCATGCTGGAAGCGTACACCTCTCAAATAGACAACCTCCTACTCCCTCTCTACCTCTTCATCCTGCTGTTGCTTTGA